In one Helicoverpa zea isolate HzStark_Cry1AcR chromosome 5, ilHelZeax1.1, whole genome shotgun sequence genomic region, the following are encoded:
- the LOC124630208 gene encoding uncharacterized protein LOC124630208, whose protein sequence is MSESKQLEAGQQLVKKTMDELIQQKQTTEKVTIQARQEFREHYQESYEEEFEEETFIDEFGNETTKRVESSSESKEHSKSADVKVKATGLNAEQVKALTDCANEAGQLALDSKPAN, encoded by the coding sequence ATGTCTGAGAGCAAGCAACTCGAAGCCGGTCAGCAGCTCGTCAAGAAGACCATGGATGAGCTGATCCAACAGAAGCAAACAACAGAGAAGGTCACCATCCAGGCCAGACAGGAGTTCCGCGAACATTACCAGGAGAGCTACGAGGAGGAGTTCGAAGAAGAGACCTTTATTGATGAATTCGGAAATGAGACCACAAAGAGGGTGGAGTCCAGCAGCGAGAGCAAAGAGCATTCAAAGAGTGCGGACGTTAAAGTGAAAGCCACCGGCCTGAACGCCGAGCAAGTGAAGGCGCTCACAGACTGCGCGAACGAGGCGGGACAACTGGCGCTCGACTCCAAGCCTGCTAACTGA